The Tripterygium wilfordii isolate XIE 37 chromosome 1, ASM1340144v1, whole genome shotgun sequence sequence CCCATGCAAAATTCTGTAGGTTAGAAGCATCCTCAACAGGGGTGAATATAATTCCATCAGCATCAGAATATGTAGAAGGCATTTTTTCCACAAAAGATCTTTCAGATAGTTCATCTTCTGTTGAAGCACCTAAACCACATAATCCATCCTGGCCTCCCAGTAATGCCCCCTCCAATCTGGTAAAATTATGTGCTTCTGCTTACTAAAAACTCGTATAGTTGAGACCATTATATGACTATTTTCAATAAGTTtgcaaatttttattttgtgtatgtTGATCAGGATGTTTCTGCTGGGATAGTACTGCTGGCTGATGCAGATGTGCTAACTTCAGGAGCAAAGGCTGCTGCATGTGGGCGTTTAGCTTCTTTGGCAACAGTTTCTGATAAAGGTGTCAGCCTTTTCTCTTCCTGTGTTAAAATCTTAAATTTCCTCTTCATAGAATATCTTTTccaacttaccaaaaaaaattgtgtttgatGTGCATTATCATTCATCCATTATACTGAAGTTTCTGATGTCCACAAGAATATGATAAATCGTCAAAGATTCTGAAAAATAATCTGGCACTTTACAATAATGATAGCTAAATTTCCATTCTTTTGTATACTGCACGCTTTGATCTTTAAATGCAAAGCTTAAATTACTATCCTCTTTGTTTAATTCAATCTGTTGTGCTAGTTTTGTAATAATTCTGTGTTACTTTATTTATGATGTTTTTAGTGAAACTCTGAATAATTCTCTGGGATTGAAAGAAGTTTAGAGTTTATATTACTTTTCAATTCTCACTAATAGAactttacttaccaaaaaaaagtttagctTACTTTTTCTACTTTATGATCTttatgatattgatttgtgttaAGTTCTGACTTATTCTGAGAATTCTGAATACTTTTAAGCTGTGACGGAAGAGAACTTTGGGGTTCCTACAAAATCGGTACTTTTGGGTTCTAATACCTTCTGGTGCAGCTTTGATCAAGGTGGTTTAACGGTGATTGCTAGCATCTAGGTTTTATCCTACAAATTGGGTCCAATGTTCCCTACGGTAGAGAGGCTCGACATTGTTTGAAAAACAAATTACAGTCTAAGAAAAAGTAGTAATTAGAACTGCTTTATTTCCAGAATCATATTCATCTACCAACTATAAGTGGCCTCATTTGTGGCAATGATTTGAAACCGTAACAGACGTCATTTGTGACATTATTTGACATCTTTGGTCCTATTCAAAGTAGTTTGACTTTTAGTGTGTTTGTAGATATGATATAATCGTCCACAACATCTTTCAACTTTTGGAGCAATTCCCAGGTTTTGCTGTGGCCTCACTTGTGAGTTGTAAGACTGATTTAAATTGTAACAGATGTTATTTGTGACATTATTTGACATCTTTGAGTTCTTTGATGATGGTCTTGTAATCTTGTTCAAAGtagtttcacttttttgtgttaGCAGATGTGATGTGATAAGGTCAGTCCATTATGAGTCATtcttcagaatttttttttgataagcatcaTTCTTCAGAAATTACAACACAAAGAGAATAattatagatttttttaaaaaaaaaatcttaaatatCTTAAATTGCACATTTCATTAAATTAGATTTTTGCGTAAGCTAATTGATTGACTATGAATTGACAGTTTACAGTGACCAGGGAGTGCCAGCTTCGTTTCGTGTCCCTGCGGGTGTGGTTATACCTTTTGGATCTATGGAACAGGCACTAGAGAGAAGCAAATCCATGGATATATTCACGTCTTTTCTGAAAAAGATAGAAACAGCTGGACTGGAAGGTGGTGAACTTGACAAATTATGCAGTCAACTCCAAGAGTTGATCTCTTCCCTTCTACTTCCAAACGACATCATTGACAGCATAGCAAGAAAGTTTCCTGACAATGCACGCCTTATCGTGCGTTCAAGTGCTAATGTAGAGGACTTGGCTGGAATGTCTGCGGCTGGACTTTATGAATCAATCCCTAACGTTAGCCCTTCAAATCCAGAGATTTTTGCAAAATCTGTGAGCCAAGTGTGGGCTTCACTGTACACTCGTAGAGCAGTTTTAAGCCGTCGAGCTGCTGCTGTGCCTCAGAAGGATGCTGCAATGGCAGTTTTGGTTCAAGAAATGCTTTCACCAGACCTCTCATTTGTGCTTCACACGCTCAGCCCAACAGACCATGACAATAACTCTGTTGAGGCTGAGATTGCCCCTGGGCTTGGTGAAACCCTAGCTTCAGGCACTCGGGGTACACCCTGGCGTCTTTCTTCCGGAAAGTTTGATGGGCTTGTGCGAACATTAGCATTTGCGAATTTCAGTGAAGAGTTGCTAGTATCTGGTTCAGGTCCTGCTGACGGAGAAGTAATGCGTTTGACAGTAGACTACAGCAAGAAACCGCTTACTGTAGACCCGATATTCAGACGCCAGCTTGGTCAGCGCCTGTGTGCTGTTGGTTTTTTCCTAGAGAGGAAATTTGGCTGTCCACAGGACATAGAGGGATGTGTAGTTGGCAAAGACATCTTTATAGTCCAGACACGTCCACAACCCCAGTAAAAGCTTCCTGAATCACTGCTCTTTCAAGATGAATGAATGAACCTTTTTTAAATGTCAGCATTAGCTGCAGATCCAAATTCGCCCGAATATGTTTACACGTTGCCTTCGGCTTGAAGATGAATTTCCGCAGTCGTTTCAAAGAGAATATATTGTTGTACGTGCATTATAGACTAAATATATAGTCCGATAGATTGCTTTAAGCCAGTACTTGTGAGGGAAGCCCCCCTTGGTGCCATACTTTTTAGTAGAGCTCCGATGTTTTACTTTGGGTTGTAAAAATACCAGTGAGCCCTATTTGGTTATAAAGATGGAAATAAGGCTTAATGAGGGTACATCAACTTAATCACCATAAGAGTTCAAATGTTTGGAAGTTACACTTGGCTACGCATAtttgttaaaaattaaaatttgtttgTTAATGGGTATTACATGGTCTCTAGGCCAGTGTTCGTAATGCTTGCATTATTTTTCTGTCCTAGTTGATCCTGATTCGGCATTAAAAGTACATTGATTTTTCCCCAATAACCAAATATTTTTACCTAGGAATACTGCATATTTGATTCTAGTATGAATAAAAATGCTAGTTCTTACTATTCATATTTTATGATATGAATATACCACACCAATTCGTTATGTTCTCCATATTTCCTCCTGACATTCAACTTGAAGCGGATCAACAATTTGGCCAGCCATAAATACAGTAAAGCCCGAGCAAGTCGAGAGCTTTACAAAGATTGTTAAGCAGCCTAAACATTCACAAGCATTTTCTAGAATCCTTGTGTCGTTGAAAATTGTATGCCGCATCCATACATAGATCTTTTGTAGTTGATATATAGATTATTCCAACAAAAATGACCACTACTACGAATGAGAAAAAGATGGTCAAGCCAGGTGCTTGTCAAGAATAACCATCCTTTGCATCTCCCCCCCTAAATGAGTTGAACAGGAAGTATGCATGACAAATTATCCGACTCGAGCATGCCTACACTTGTAAGAGTATATCTAAATACCTACTAGTCTACTACGTGGTGGTAATGCCTTACATAGCGTTAGCCTGTGCCATCATACCAAAATATATGGATAGTTCATTGGTCTAGAAAACTGTACATGCATGTAACTGAAAGTGAAGTAAACATCTAAAACGATGTCGCATGGAATATAACAAAGTAACCTATAGTCTTATCAGTAACCCAAAAGACTCGGGACCAAAAAAAGATAATCTAATGGTATTATTGTGACGCAAGAGATTGTTCATTCCATGCGTCGTAAGACAGGGAAAAGAGCTTTCTTAGCCATTAAAGTAGATCTCGCGAAAGCGTATGATCGTTTGAAGTGGCCTTTCATTCAGGACACATTGAAGTTGTTTGGTTTTCGACCTCAGTTGATTAAAACTATTATGAAATGTGTTAGTTCTTCTTCTATGCAAGTTTGTTGGAATGGGGATTTATCTGAGAAGTTTGTTCTATCTCGGGGAGTTCGTCAAGGGGACCCTCTCTCgccttatttatttgttttatgcaTGGAACATCTTTCTCTTCTTATTGAGTCTGCTGTTGGGGGGTATTTGGAAGCCAATTTATCTATCTCGAAAGGGTCCTAAAatctctccccttttctttgcAGATGATTTATTGTTGTTTGCTGAGGCTTCTTTTGATCAAGTGGATGTCATTAAAGGCTGCTTGGATAAATTTTGTAAAGCTTCAGGTCAGTTAGTGAGCAATGAGAAAACTACTATTTTTTGCTCTCACAATACTCCAAAGGATTTGGCAAGGAGGATTAGTCGTGCCTTCGGTTTTAAGCTGACTGAGAATCTGGGTAAATATTTGGGAGTTCCTTTATTACATAAGGGTGTGGGGGCTCATTCTTTTGATTATATTGTTGACCGAGTTCGTGCTAAACTTAGTGCTTGGAAGGCCAGAAACATATCTCCTGCTGGGCGTATTACCCTTACTAAATCTGTCTTAGCTGCTTTGCCAAATTATTGTATGCTAACGACGAAACTCCCAGTGTCAGTTTGTAAGGAGATTGAGAAATTGTGTCGCAAATTTATATGGGGCACAAGGGATGATTTCCGTAAGACTTCACTAGTAAATTGGGATAAGGTTTGTAGTCATAAATCAATTGGAGGTCTCAGTATCAGGAGAATGGTGGCTcagaatgatgctttgcttATGAAGTTAGGATGGTCTTTGTTAGTTAACAAGAATACCCTATGGGTGCAAGTTATGCGTGCTAAGTATCAAGTGGGGAATAAGTTATTTCCTCATGAGCTTCGAAGGTCTGCTGGTTATAATTTGTTGCGTGCTTTTCAAAATATTTGGCCCTATCTAATGCAAGGAGTTACATGGGCTATTGGCAATGGTTTGCACGTTAAATTTTGGAAGGATCAATGGATTGTCAATGGTATCATTttagccaatgaaattattatcCCTATTTCTAGTGATATGGAGCAAAATGTCGTAAGTGATTTGGTTGCAACCTCTGGTGAGTGGAACTGGACCATTTTAAACCAGTATCTTTATCCTCTTATGTGTAGTAAAATTGCTGCAATCCGCCCCCCTTCTTTGGAAGCAGGTGAGGATGCTATTTTTTGGGGTCTTGAGCAGAAAGGTATTTATTCTTGCAAATCTGGATATTCTTTGCTTACTGGCCCAACAAATATTATGGAAGACCCGGTGTGGTCTAAAGTTTGGAGTTGGGATGGACCCGAGCGAATTAGGAGCTTTTTGTGGTTGGTGGCTCATGACAGCTTACTTACCAACTCGCTTAGAGTTAAGAGGAAAATGTCAGATTCAGCGGTTTGTTTTCGTTGCATGTGTATGGAGGAAACTACTTTACATGTTCTCCGAGATTGTTCAGAAGCAAGCATTACTTGGAATGCGTTGGGAGCAACCCTGCAgatctctgatttttttttctctgaactTGCAAGACTGGTTGGCTTGTAATCTTTCAGTGAAGCGCCCTACACATGATGGGTGAGAAGTGGGATATTATTTTTGGTACTACTTGCTGGCTGTTCTGGCAATGGCGAAACAAGTTGTGTTTTGATGAAGAGTTCAGATTCCCTAATAGTCCGTTGCAACTTATCCAGCAAAAGGTGAGTTCTTGGAAGATCACAGAGTCGATTGTCTCTAGAATTAAGAGGACTGTCCAAGCTAGAGTTGAGAGATCTATTAAATGGGTGCCGCCAGACATTTCTTGGGTGAAAATCAATATGGTGAAGTAGTGCGTACTGTTGAGGATCGTGCAGCGGCTGGAGGTGAACTTAGAGATTCAACTGGGACTTGGTTAGATGGGTTCTCAGTGAATATTGGTAGTTGCTCAGTGCTTAATACGGAATTGTGGGGGGTGCTAGTTGGCCTTCAGAGCGTTTGGGATCTAGGATTATGCAAAGTGATGTTGAAAGTGGATTCACAGGGTGTGGTGAACCTGCTAAATAAGCAAGATGTTCTGACCAATGCTCATTCTTATTTAATTTCTCCTATTAAACGACTTCTTGGCCAGAATTGACAAATTAAAGTTAGTCATGTTTATCGTGAGGCTAACTTCAGTGCTGATAAGTTAGCCCACTTTGACTTTGGTTTATCTCAAGGAGTGCACTTCTTCTCTTATCCTCCTGTtatctgtatttcttctttttgggaTGATGTTGTAGGGATTTCCCGCCTCAGGCTTTGCCCggtttaataaaattttgtttctttcaaaaaaaaataattgccaTGACGATCCATAACAAATGCAACATTTTTATTAAAGAGACTTGTAGAGAAATatagagaaaaggaaaaaaaccttcatttagtatttatagatTTGGATAAGGCAAATGATAGTGTGTCAAGGGAAGTAATGTGGTGGATTTTAGAGAAGAGAGGAGTCTCGATTAGCTATATTACTATGATTAAGGATATGTGTGAAGGATCTGTAGCTAGTGTTGTGACTATTGAAGGAGTTACAAGATAGTTTCCCATAATTATAGGTCTACATTAGGGTTCGACACTAAATCCGTTCCTGTTCGTTATAATGTTGGATGAACTCACACGACATATCGAAAGTGAGATACCTTGGTGCATGTTTGCGAATGATATAATTCTGTGGATGAGACAATATCGGGAGTTAACTCAAAATTCGAAATATGGAGACAAACATTATAGTCTAAAGGATTTAAACAAAGTAGAACTAAAACAGAATTTATGAAATGTAAGTTTGGTAAGAATAGGCAAGAGAACGAACAAATAATTGAATTAGATGGgagagaagtaaaaaaaaaatgcctttAAATATCTAAGATCGATTTTCCAAGAAGATAAAGACATAAGTGATGATATAGTTAATCGGATTAAAAACATGTGGAGTAAATGGAAGAAAGAATCCGAGGTTTTATGCGACCGAAGAATTCCCTTAAGGTTGAAGGCtcagttgatgatgatgatgatgatgaatgataTTAAATCTTTATTCTACGCAATTTTTTCTCTGTACAAGGCTAGGAAATGCTTTTATACACAATAACATGAATGAACAAATACACACGTAAAAATCAACTACCAAATTCAAATGCACTAGGGAGATAAAACAGGAAATGTCATCATAAATAATCCAGTAATCATATATAATCTAACAATGCAAACTTCACATGCAAACCAATCTTACCACCCTCAGTTACTAGCTTCGCAGCTGTCACCATCCAATGCCCTGGAGCGTCATGAGGACCCCGTACCACTTCAGTTGTCTCCACATATTTAAGCAGCTTTCTTGAAAGAATCGGCACAGGAGGACCATCTGGATAGACACCAGAATTGAGTGCAGCTGGAGTACGCTTTTCTGTATCAGTGATGGTCCGTTGAGTGAACGAGAATGTAGTGCTCAGATTCATTAGGAAACTTGACTTGTGGGAAGCTTCTGGTGTACCAACCCACTCTGTCTTCCGGATTGTGCAGTTGGGTAAATGGGTGAAGAGGAGGCGAAGGTGAAGCACTGTTTTAGGCCACTTACCTTTGCTGAGGAGTTGAGCACCAGTTACGATGAAAACAGTATTTGGGTGTTCCTGTAACCAGTTTGGATCATGCTTGACAGCCGATGTGCAAACCTTGGAGTATCTCTTCCATCTAACTGGTTCTAAGAATTGAGTACTGAGATCATAGTCATCAGAACTCCGCCATTGAGATGGTCTACGTAAGGAGGAGTCGGTATATGGAAAGGTCATGATCTTTGGGAGGCTTGAGAGATGTTGGAGATGTAATGCTAGTCTGTTGAATTTCTTTCCTTCTAAGTACAAGCGGATGCCAGTAACTGGTTTTTCGTCACTTGAAACCTGAAATGTACAAGATAAAATTGAAGTACGGAAACAATTATCTTTAACTGCAACTGTAGATTATTCGAGTTTCAAAAATATGAGACAGCTTAGGCATTTGCCAAAATCTCTTAGGCATTTGCCTTTGGCAAAATTAGGGTGAGCGTTGATGAACTCAAGAGGCAGAAACTTGACAGATTCAAAATGAGTAAAACCTAGTTTCAGGTGAAGAAAAGAGAACgaaaatcaagaacaagaacactCTTTTTCTCTCATGGACAGAACACACACTCAACTATGCGACCTCATAATCTCCTCCATCCATAAGCCACTATAGAGTATACAACGAAATTGGAGAATGTCAGAAGTTCTACGGGAAAGCGGAAGCATTAAAGGTGAAGAATGGTTTGCAAGTGAAAAGGTGATGTTATTCTGCTGAACCAAATCACAGTTAGCACATAATTAATTGAGCAGAACAGCAGGGTTGTATAGTTACCATGAGTTCACCCTTTGGTCAATGAGAATGTAGCATGTTTATGCAGCAAATTGTAGTTCACAACAGAATTGGATCAAAATTCTTTGGGGACACTAGCAAATAAAAGAATAGGGTAGTCCTCTAAAATGACATTTTGACAGGACCAACCTCTGGAACCCTATTGATTTTCCAGACTTGTATGAAAAACAATGCCAAAAAACCAGTCACTCTCACTTGAAACCTTTTACGAGGTAAGAGCAGTTTTCTCCTCTAGAAAAATAAATACTTCTGCAGAATACCACAAGCTTCTGGTTGTGAACAAGGATAATAACAATCCAAGTGTTGGTAAAATTAATCAGATCCATACAGTAGCTAATTCATGCACAGAATCAACTTGATTCCAAAAAAAAGTTTGGGTTGCTCAGAACACTTAAGTTACTTGGTAAAAGTGGAGAAAGTATCACCCAATTCCAAAAGAGTGGTAGAAATGCATCGAAGTTAAATTGCATCCATATGTGTATGTAGACTAGACTGTTAGGCTTCAGAGAAAGCTTGATTTGCAGAATTAGATATAAAGTTTCTGTGTTTGTAATTGTGATAATAATTTTAACAGGGAGCAGAAACGATTTTAACTAGTTTGAACAAAGAAGCTGCCGCAAATAATGCAAGTCCCACAATCCGGATGACCATGCTATTTTTTCTAATGTGCGAATCTTTGGATGATAAATACCAGTAATAATTTTCTCTGGTACATCAGCTTCCTAAAGCTTTTTGAGAGTCTTGATCAAACACCGGGCCAGCCTTCTACTTACTTGGGGATTACAACTTTTTAGGCCGCCCGGCGGCGACCGGCCATAAAAGTAATTCAAAATCCACAGACCGCCCAAAAGTTagggaaaataataattaatataatttacttagttttatgtttaaaatttaaaattataattaatggccatttcttatatattaaatattttaattattactaTTCTCAGGTCAGGCTCGGGCGAAGTTTGAAAATCCCAAGCCCAGCCTGAAAAAATATTGGGCCAAAAAATTGGCCTAGCCCACAAAAAAGCAGGGCGGGCCTGACTGGGCCCTTTGCCCGTGATCAGATTCCCCTTTTTCATGGGTAAAAGAGCAAACAATGTTCCAGTTCAGAGAGACTaagtaaagaaaaataaaaagaactgACAGCAAATTAATATATAAGTAACAATATGTAAACTTTTTATACGACAATACCTCCGTAGGGCTCACAAACAGCTTTGAACCCATAAAGCTGAACTGTAGAGAAGGACAAGAAGCTCTTCTTCTTTGATGCCGAAGTGGAAGCTCGCAAAACATGGGTATCCATTGTCTAGGAACTTGAAACTCTAAGAAGTATTGTAAATCCTCTGGCGCAGGCTTATCtggcaaagaaagaagaatcaaAAGCATTAATTTTTAGAAAATGTAAACTAAAACTAGCCCTAAATAAAACACACCACTGTGTGGGATGACAACTCAGTTATTTAGGATAAATGGCTAAACTGAAGAAGAGAAAAGTTCATTATGTTGctgatcaaaaaaataaaagtttatTATGTTCAGGAGGGATTTTCATTTTCCGGAAAAATCAAACCTGTTGATAGAATATAAAGTATCAAATTCCGTGTCTAAAAAGCTAAGCATTATTCCGGCTACAGTctaaaaagaattaaaaaagtAAGCCCGTGTCTAGGTgaattcaattttatttcttaatAAATTAACTTCAGCAACTTTTGTCATTTTAACATAAAGTCcaagacagaaaaaaaaaaaccctcataCCATAATTATATTAATGCAAAAGCTGAAAAGCTGAGCTATGGGACAATACAAGCAAATTTTAAACTCTTTTCCATGAAAGACACGAGTACTTACAACGCAGATACAGATTGATTGCATGACTAAGATAGCCACTGCCTCGAATCCCGGAAAGAAGAGAAGTAATTGGAATGAATTTGAAGAGAATTCCTTCTGGTTTAGAAGGCACCGTCTGGAGCCAACTCGAGTGACTGTGAAGAAATACGTCTCCTCCTCTCTTTGAGTAAATGATGGTAAGACCCTGTCCAAATCAGAggaaaacaatttttttaaaatgaactAATTTTCACATGTAAT is a genomic window containing:
- the LOC120003009 gene encoding MACPF domain-containing protein At1g14780-like, which translates into the protein MEDSVGARAVDALGKGFDLSSDFRLRFAKKENLVLLDQTNKRDIVIPGGHSIRGVSHDISYDKGDRIRFKSDVLEFNQMSELLNQKSSVQGKVPSGYLNAMFDLTGDWFHDAADTKHLAFDGYFISLYYLHLSSSLLILQDKVKKSVPPHWDPASLSRFIHTYGTHIIVGMAVGGQDLICVKQKHSSPVPPVDLKKHLDDLGDYLFSDGRSPPSLLQRKARDGKQKVPDVFNHILQSNAMHLTNITETSSKDGLTIIYSKRGGDVFLHSHSSWLQTVPSKPEGILFKFIPITSLLSGIRGSGYLSHAINLYLRYKPAPEDLQYFLEFQVPRQWIPMFCELPLRHQRRRASCPSLQFSFMGSKLFVSPTEVSSDEKPVTGIRLYLEGKKFNRLALHLQHLSSLPKIMTFPYTDSSLRRPSQWRSSDDYDLSTQFLEPVRWKRYSKVCTSAVKHDPNWLQEHPNTVFIVTGAQLLSKGKWPKTVLHLRLLFTHLPNCTIRKTEWVGTPEASHKSSFLMNLSTTFSFTQRTITDTEKRTPAALNSGVYPDGPPVPILSRKLLKYVETTEVVRGPHDAPGHWMVTAAKLVTEGGKIGLHVKFALLDYI